The following proteins are encoded in a genomic region of Desulfobotulus mexicanus:
- the rplJ gene encoding 50S ribosomal protein L10: MKLSEKEALVQKLHEGLASAQIAIVADYKGLNVEQFSRLRRELREAGAEIQVVKNTLLRRASEGTRVDVIRDHFKGPSAICFSTTDPVLPAKVLTKFAEANDKLEIRVAVLEGKPLGLADLKALSELPSREELLAQVLSTMIAVPTGFVRVINAVPSGLVNVLTAIKDQKEAA, encoded by the coding sequence ATGAAGCTGTCCGAAAAAGAAGCGCTTGTGCAGAAATTGCACGAAGGTCTCGCCAGTGCACAGATTGCTATTGTTGCGGATTATAAAGGACTGAATGTAGAACAGTTCTCCCGTCTCAGACGGGAACTCCGGGAAGCTGGTGCAGAAATTCAGGTTGTTAAGAATACTCTTCTTAGGCGGGCCTCGGAAGGAACCAGGGTTGATGTTATACGGGACCACTTTAAAGGCCCAAGTGCCATTTGCTTCAGCACAACGGATCCGGTTCTTCCTGCAAAGGTTCTTACCAAGTTTGCAGAAGCCAATGATAAGTTGGAAATCAGGGTTGCTGTCCTCGAAGGAAAACCCTTAGGACTTGCTGATCTTAAAGCTCTGTCTGAACTTCCGAGCCGTGAAGAGCTGCTGGCACAGGTACTTTCTACTATGATTGCAGTACCTACCGGTTTTGTCCGCGTTATCAATGCTGTTCCCAGTGGTCTTGTGAATGTCCTGACGGCCATCAAAGACCAGAAAGAAGCTGCCTGA